Proteins encoded in a region of the Leifsonia sp. PS1209 genome:
- a CDS encoding DUF1304 domain-containing protein produces the protein MAIIGSILIAAAAVVHLAFFAMESVFWSSPGVWRRFGVASQRDADTIRAMAYNQGFYNLFLAGGAAVGLVLYWTTLRDVGFGIVFFSAVCMVLAAVVLITTGRAFLRAALLQGALPLVGLVLLVLG, from the coding sequence ATGGCCATCATCGGTTCCATCCTGATCGCCGCGGCCGCCGTCGTGCACCTGGCGTTCTTCGCGATGGAGAGCGTGTTCTGGTCGTCACCCGGCGTATGGCGCAGGTTCGGGGTGGCCAGCCAACGCGACGCGGACACGATCAGGGCGATGGCGTACAACCAGGGGTTCTACAACCTGTTCCTCGCCGGGGGCGCGGCGGTCGGGCTGGTGCTCTACTGGACGACGCTCCGGGATGTGGGGTTCGGGATCGTGTTCTTCTCCGCCGTATGCATGGTGCTCGCGGCGGTGGTGCTGATCACGACCGGGCGGGCGTTCCTGCGCGCCGCGCTGCTGCAGGGCGCGCTGCCGCTGGTGGGACTGGTGCTGCTGGTCCTCGGCTGA
- a CDS encoding FAD-dependent oxidoreductase produces MHTVETSCVIAGGGPAGMMLGLILARSGLDVVVLEKHADFFRDFRGDTIHPSTITVLGELGLRDRFLGMPHTSIRTLDAVVNGTRLHPIDFGMLPPPDDFLVMAPQWDFLSFLAQEAAAFPGFHLLMETDAVGLIREEGAVRGVTAHGPDGELEVRASLTVAADGRDSTLRDAAGLRPRRFGVPIDVLWFRVPKPDRVPPSTLAYVDQHSMVITIDRGDYFQTGVIIEKGGFDTLRAAGLPHFHRMLGEVAPVLAPVVDAIASWDDVKLLSVQINRLDRWFRSGFLAIGDAAHAMSPAFGVGVNYAVQDAVATANAVAAPLRSGPVDLRVLEAVQHRRLPPVARMQGLQLAAHEFIARPGGAARLPNPLPAPLRALLTAAMPVARRASARIVGRGFLPEHIAPELR; encoded by the coding sequence ATGCACACTGTGGAGACTTCGTGCGTGATCGCCGGCGGCGGTCCCGCCGGCATGATGCTCGGCCTGATCCTGGCGAGGTCGGGGCTGGATGTGGTGGTGCTGGAGAAGCACGCCGACTTCTTCCGCGACTTCCGCGGCGACACCATCCACCCGTCGACCATCACCGTGCTCGGCGAGCTCGGGCTGCGCGACCGCTTCCTCGGGATGCCGCACACGAGCATCCGGACACTGGATGCGGTGGTCAACGGCACCAGGCTGCACCCGATCGACTTCGGGATGCTCCCACCGCCCGACGATTTCCTGGTCATGGCGCCGCAGTGGGATTTCCTCTCCTTCCTCGCGCAGGAGGCCGCGGCGTTCCCGGGCTTCCACCTACTGATGGAGACCGACGCCGTCGGGCTCATCCGGGAGGAAGGTGCGGTGCGCGGTGTGACGGCGCACGGGCCGGACGGGGAGCTGGAGGTGCGCGCATCCCTGACGGTCGCCGCCGACGGCCGCGATTCGACGCTCCGGGATGCTGCCGGCCTGCGCCCTCGCCGGTTCGGCGTCCCGATCGACGTGCTCTGGTTCCGCGTTCCCAAGCCCGACCGTGTGCCGCCGAGCACGCTCGCGTACGTCGACCAGCACTCGATGGTGATCACGATCGACCGCGGTGACTACTTCCAGACCGGCGTGATCATCGAGAAGGGCGGCTTCGACACCCTGCGCGCGGCCGGGCTGCCGCACTTCCACCGGATGCTCGGCGAGGTCGCACCCGTGCTGGCGCCGGTGGTGGACGCGATCGCCTCGTGGGACGACGTCAAGCTCCTCTCGGTCCAGATCAACCGCCTCGACCGCTGGTTCCGCTCCGGTTTCCTCGCGATCGGCGACGCCGCCCACGCGATGTCGCCCGCGTTCGGCGTCGGCGTCAATTACGCGGTGCAGGATGCGGTTGCGACGGCCAACGCGGTCGCCGCCCCGCTGCGTTCCGGCCCGGTCGACCTCCGGGTGCTGGAGGCGGTGCAGCACCGCCGCCTGCCTCCCGTCGCCAGGATGCAGGGCCTCCAGCTCGCGGCGCACGAGTTCATCGCGCGCCCGGGAGGCGCTGCCCGCCTGCCCAACCCGCTGCCCGCTCCGCTCCGGGCGCTCCTCACCGCTGCCATGCCGGTGGCGCGCCGTGCGTCAGCGCGGATCGTCGGCCGCGGCTTCCTCCCGGAGCACATCGCGCCCGAGCTGCGCTGA
- a CDS encoding DUF1304 domain-containing protein, producing the protein MIVLATVVVTLAAALHIAIFVMESVGWTRPAVWKRFGVASQEAADTTRPMAYNQGFYNLFLAIGAIVGLILFGVGMHDVGLALILFSTASMFAASVVLITTGRGYIRPALIQGILPLIGFILMLLS; encoded by the coding sequence ATGATCGTCCTCGCGACCGTGGTGGTCACCCTTGCCGCAGCCCTGCACATCGCCATCTTCGTCATGGAGAGCGTCGGCTGGACGCGGCCGGCGGTGTGGAAGCGGTTCGGGGTGGCGTCGCAGGAGGCCGCGGACACCACGCGGCCGATGGCGTACAACCAGGGGTTCTACAACCTCTTCCTCGCCATCGGAGCGATCGTCGGGCTCATCCTGTTCGGGGTCGGGATGCACGATGTCGGGCTGGCGCTGATCCTGTTCAGCACCGCGAGCATGTTCGCCGCGTCCGTTGTGCTCATCACCACCGGGCGTGGGTACATCCGGCCGGCGCTCATCCAGGGGATCCTTCCGTTGATCGGATTCATCCTCATGCTGCTGTCCTGA
- a CDS encoding MDR family oxidoreductase yields the protein MTDFRAIVIEQDAEAGRIVAHTAEVRRVTDAFLMPGDVTIAVEYSDLNFKDALAIAGRPGVARTSPLIPGIDLVGVVEESADERWVPGDRVVLNGDGIGESHHGGLAERARVRGDALVRVPEVLSSAQAAAVGTAGFTAMLSVLALERNGLDPQVVADAGSSVLVTGAAGGVGSVAVAVLAKLGYPVTASTGRPEEQADYLTDLGATTIIDRAELSDPGKPLQRQRWAGVVDAVGSHTLANALAQTTYGGTVAACGLAQGPELPATVMPFILRGVTLAGINSVEAPIALRETAWRRLAVDLDTESLAAMTAFIPLAETIAAAEELLAGKLRGRTVVEVRA from the coding sequence ATGACTGACTTTCGGGCCATCGTGATCGAGCAGGACGCTGAGGCGGGGCGGATCGTGGCGCATACCGCCGAGGTGCGGCGGGTGACGGATGCGTTCCTGATGCCGGGGGATGTGACCATTGCCGTCGAGTACTCCGACCTCAACTTCAAGGATGCGCTCGCCATCGCCGGGCGGCCGGGGGTGGCTCGGACGTCGCCGCTGATTCCGGGGATCGACCTGGTGGGCGTGGTGGAGGAGTCCGCAGACGAGCGGTGGGTGCCCGGGGACCGGGTGGTGCTGAACGGCGACGGGATCGGCGAGTCACATCACGGGGGGCTGGCGGAACGGGCTCGCGTGCGCGGGGATGCGCTGGTGCGGGTGCCGGAGGTGCTGAGCAGTGCGCAGGCGGCGGCGGTCGGGACCGCGGGATTCACCGCGATGCTGTCGGTGCTCGCGCTGGAACGGAACGGGCTGGATCCACAGGTTGTCGCGGACGCCGGGTCGAGCGTGCTGGTGACGGGAGCGGCAGGGGGTGTCGGGTCGGTGGCCGTGGCCGTGTTGGCGAAACTGGGTTACCCGGTTACCGCATCCACGGGACGGCCGGAGGAGCAGGCCGACTACCTGACCGACCTCGGCGCGACGACGATCATCGACCGGGCGGAACTCAGCGATCCCGGCAAGCCGCTGCAGCGTCAGCGCTGGGCGGGGGTGGTGGACGCCGTCGGCAGCCACACGCTCGCGAACGCGCTCGCGCAGACGACGTACGGCGGGACGGTGGCGGCGTGCGGGCTGGCGCAAGGTCCGGAGCTGCCCGCGACGGTGATGCCGTTCATCCTGCGCGGGGTCACTCTGGCCGGGATCAACTCGGTCGAGGCGCCCATCGCGCTGCGCGAAACGGCGTGGCGGCGGCTGGCGGTCGACCTGGACACTGAATCGCTTGCGGCGATGACGGCGTTCATCCCGCTGGCCGAGACGATCGCGGCTGCGGAGGAACTGCTGGCCGGGAAGCTGCGCGGGCGGACGGTGGTGGAGGTGCGCGCCTGA
- a CDS encoding isocitrate lyase/phosphoenolpyruvate mutase family protein, whose protein sequence is MNANNELGAELRRLHDAPELLQVVNVWDAISTRAIAALPDTRAIATASHSIAASHGYDDGERIPLDLMLAAIGRIVDATDLPVSADLEAGYGDPGETIRRAIGVGAVGANLEDGTRSFEEAVAAVRAAIAGAEAEGVPFALNARTDVFLHDDQRPTEEKAREAIERGRAFLDEGATCVFVPGRLDETAIELLVGGLGVRKLSVIGVPGSVAPARLEELGVARVSYGPWTQRLALTALQDAASALYAGGVLPGGVRVLN, encoded by the coding sequence GTGAACGCGAACAACGAACTCGGCGCCGAGCTGCGCCGACTGCACGACGCCCCCGAGCTGCTTCAGGTGGTGAACGTGTGGGATGCGATCAGCACGCGCGCGATCGCCGCACTCCCCGACACCCGCGCCATCGCGACGGCGAGCCACTCGATCGCCGCATCCCACGGCTACGACGACGGCGAGCGCATCCCGCTCGACCTGATGCTCGCGGCCATCGGGCGGATTGTGGATGCGACCGACCTGCCGGTCAGTGCCGACCTCGAAGCGGGATACGGCGACCCGGGCGAGACGATCCGGCGCGCGATCGGCGTCGGCGCGGTCGGAGCGAACCTCGAAGACGGGACGCGCTCGTTCGAGGAGGCGGTCGCCGCCGTGCGGGCCGCCATCGCCGGGGCGGAGGCCGAAGGAGTGCCGTTCGCACTCAACGCGCGCACCGACGTGTTCCTGCATGACGACCAGCGGCCCACCGAGGAGAAGGCGCGCGAAGCGATCGAGCGCGGGCGCGCGTTCCTCGACGAAGGGGCGACCTGCGTGTTCGTACCCGGGCGGCTCGACGAGACAGCGATCGAGCTGCTCGTGGGAGGGCTCGGGGTGCGGAAGCTCAGCGTGATCGGAGTGCCGGGGTCCGTGGCGCCAGCGCGGCTGGAAGAGCTCGGGGTGGCGCGGGTGTCGTACGGTCCGTGGACGCAGCGGCTGGCGTTGACCGCGCTGCAGGATGCGGCGAGCGCGCTGTACGCGGGCGGGGTGCTGCCGGGTGGGGTGCGGGTGTTGAACTAG
- a CDS encoding LssY C-terminal domain-containing protein: protein MAETAVTKTRSATGRRRSTNVVVDNLFFVFGGAAVVWLAWIVLTESFSWGWFLVAFFVLFWVVVAYLVLPRLHRILTSIYVPDYFIGRARTSDGLLGDPINLAVLGTEAQLDKAMTEAGWTRADDVTLRTSWRIVASTLLRRSYDEAPVSPLFLFGHQQDVAYQQEVRGNPSKRHHVRFWRCPEGWLLPGGHNADWLAAGTFDRSVGFSLFTLQITHKIDANTDVERDHIVSTLMDARIGVDVEVIEDFSTGYHSRNGGGDSIETDGNLPVIDVRAVPVDAAAIAVADQADARRAARAEDRPIPTSLGFLLMLLRTVAGAVFVALTVIDWRQFVQAQMDDPAAALTADEKPIVQLVLVVVMALFTVGLLFYLLLAILVFRGSNWARIASMSYSSLLIIISAIDFFNGGPQVTLHNNVLGLPLDILVVLALSSQRSRLWARRPRPRGSRASRTARASSAHPAT from the coding sequence ATGGCCGAGACGGCGGTGACCAAGACCCGGTCGGCGACGGGCCGGCGCCGGTCGACCAACGTCGTCGTCGACAACCTCTTCTTCGTCTTCGGCGGCGCGGCCGTGGTCTGGCTGGCCTGGATTGTCCTCACCGAGAGTTTTTCGTGGGGCTGGTTCCTCGTCGCGTTCTTCGTGCTGTTCTGGGTGGTGGTCGCCTATCTGGTCCTGCCGCGCCTGCACCGCATACTGACCTCGATCTACGTCCCGGACTACTTCATCGGCAGGGCCCGCACCAGCGACGGCCTGCTCGGCGACCCCATCAACCTGGCGGTTCTCGGCACCGAGGCCCAGCTGGATAAGGCGATGACGGAGGCCGGCTGGACCAGGGCGGACGACGTGACGTTGCGCACCAGCTGGCGGATCGTCGCATCCACTCTGTTGCGCCGCAGCTACGACGAGGCTCCCGTGAGCCCGCTGTTCCTGTTCGGCCATCAGCAGGATGTCGCCTACCAGCAGGAGGTCCGCGGCAACCCGTCGAAGCGCCACCATGTGCGCTTCTGGCGGTGCCCGGAGGGCTGGCTCCTCCCCGGCGGTCACAACGCGGACTGGCTGGCGGCCGGCACGTTCGACCGTTCCGTGGGCTTCTCGCTGTTCACGTTGCAGATCACCCACAAGATCGACGCGAACACCGACGTCGAGCGCGACCACATCGTCTCCACCCTGATGGATGCGCGGATCGGCGTCGACGTCGAGGTCATCGAGGACTTCTCCACCGGCTACCACTCCCGCAACGGCGGCGGCGACAGCATCGAGACCGACGGCAACCTCCCGGTGATCGACGTGCGCGCTGTCCCGGTGGATGCGGCTGCGATCGCGGTCGCGGACCAGGCGGATGCGAGACGCGCGGCGAGGGCGGAGGACCGGCCGATCCCCACGTCACTCGGCTTCCTGTTGATGCTGCTGCGAACGGTCGCGGGTGCGGTGTTCGTCGCGCTGACCGTGATCGACTGGCGCCAGTTCGTCCAGGCCCAGATGGACGACCCGGCGGCGGCGCTCACCGCCGACGAGAAGCCGATCGTGCAGCTCGTCCTCGTCGTGGTGATGGCCCTGTTCACGGTCGGCCTGCTCTTCTACCTGCTGCTGGCGATCCTGGTCTTCCGCGGCAGCAACTGGGCACGCATCGCCTCGATGTCCTACAGTTCGCTGCTCATCATCATCTCCGCCATCGACTTCTTCAACGGCGGCCCCCAGGTCACCCTCCACAACAACGTCCTCGGCCTCCCGCTCGACATCCTGGTCGTCCTGGCCCTCTCCTCCCAGCGCTCCCGCCTCTGGGCCCGCCGCCCGCGTCCGCGCGGGTCGCGCGCATCGCGCACCGCCCGAGCCTCCAGCGCCCACCCCGCGACATAA
- a CDS encoding Na+/H+ antiporter codes for MDPVATIVWIVSFVLVTVTVTGLSRRVGWSAPVVLVVVGAVVSFIPGVPHIELEPELVLFGLLPPLLFAASIQTSFVDVRARRDGILLLSVGLVVFTVIVVGFATWWVVPSLTLAAAFAFGAVVAPTDTVAVTAIAGRLHLPRRLVTVLEGESLLNDATALVALNATIAAIVSVVNPWAIAGDFALAVVVGVAVGLGVGWVLAIIRKQLRAPVLDTSLGLITPYLAFIPAQFLHGSGILAVVVSGLYLGYRSPTIQTAEARIAESINWRTIQFLLENAVFLFIGLELSSILSGAFRSGITVGQTVVISIVVLLAISAARFVWMVLTTTLYRHGPKRLRERGWNWPTGIAVSFAGIRGVVTLAAVFLLPDATPHKEFLQFLAFVVVVGTLLEGLALPWVIRRLKLPPPDFAQEASEMQRLLAEAQTAGLEHLDSQVTGDEDERVLERLRINAVFLSDALENPSPNEDENVPVEYQKLRRSMIKAERKAVLDARAEGRYQELAVRSVLAFLDAEESALKSSGPRKGLM; via the coding sequence ATGGATCCGGTCGCAACCATTGTCTGGATCGTGTCGTTCGTTCTCGTCACGGTCACCGTCACGGGTTTGTCGCGCCGTGTCGGGTGGTCGGCGCCGGTGGTGCTGGTGGTCGTGGGGGCGGTGGTGTCGTTCATCCCCGGGGTACCGCACATCGAGCTCGAGCCGGAGCTCGTGCTGTTCGGGCTGCTTCCGCCGCTGCTGTTCGCCGCGTCCATCCAGACGTCCTTCGTGGATGTGCGGGCCAGGCGAGACGGCATCCTGCTGCTCTCGGTGGGGCTGGTGGTGTTCACGGTGATCGTGGTGGGGTTCGCCACGTGGTGGGTGGTGCCGTCGCTCACGCTGGCGGCCGCGTTCGCGTTCGGGGCGGTGGTGGCGCCGACGGACACGGTGGCGGTGACGGCGATCGCCGGGCGATTGCATCTCCCCCGCCGACTCGTGACCGTGCTCGAAGGCGAGAGCCTGCTCAACGACGCGACGGCCCTCGTGGCGCTGAACGCGACCATCGCCGCGATCGTGAGCGTGGTGAACCCGTGGGCCATCGCGGGCGACTTCGCGCTGGCGGTGGTGGTCGGAGTGGCGGTCGGGCTCGGGGTCGGCTGGGTGCTCGCGATCATCCGGAAGCAGCTGCGGGCTCCGGTGCTGGACACCTCGCTGGGGTTGATCACTCCGTACCTGGCGTTCATCCCGGCGCAGTTCCTGCACGGGTCCGGCATCCTGGCGGTGGTCGTGTCCGGGCTGTACCTCGGCTACCGGTCGCCGACCATCCAGACGGCGGAGGCGCGCATCGCGGAGTCGATCAACTGGCGCACGATCCAGTTCCTGCTCGAGAACGCGGTGTTCCTGTTCATCGGGCTGGAACTGTCCAGCATCCTGAGCGGCGCGTTCCGGTCGGGGATCACGGTCGGCCAGACGGTGGTGATCAGCATCGTGGTGCTGCTCGCGATCTCGGCGGCCCGGTTCGTCTGGATGGTGCTGACCACGACGCTCTACCGCCACGGCCCGAAACGGCTGCGCGAGCGCGGGTGGAACTGGCCGACGGGGATCGCGGTGTCGTTCGCCGGCATCCGCGGGGTGGTGACGCTCGCCGCCGTGTTCCTGTTGCCGGACGCGACACCGCACAAGGAGTTCCTGCAGTTCCTCGCGTTCGTGGTGGTCGTCGGAACGCTGCTCGAAGGGCTCGCGCTCCCCTGGGTCATCCGCCGGCTGAAGCTCCCGCCGCCCGACTTCGCCCAGGAGGCGAGCGAGATGCAGCGGCTGCTCGCCGAGGCCCAGACAGCCGGGCTGGAACACCTCGACTCCCAGGTGACGGGCGACGAAGACGAACGGGTGCTGGAACGGCTGCGGATCAACGCGGTCTTCCTCTCCGACGCGCTCGAGAACCCGTCACCGAACGAAGACGAGAACGTGCCGGTGGAGTACCAGAAGCTGCGGCGGTCGATGATCAAGGCCGAGCGGAAGGCGGTGCTGGATGCGCGGGCCGAGGGGCGGTATCAGGAGCTGGCGGTGCGTTCGGTGCTGGCGTTCCTGGATGCGGAGGAGTCCGCGTTGAAGTCGTCGGGGCCGCGGAAGGGGCTTATGTAA
- a CDS encoding rhodanese-related sulfurtransferase, with translation MPVPKVLLYYVFTPLADPDAVRLWQRDLCESLGLRGRILLSGDGMNGTLGGELGALKKYLRKTKDYPAFKDLDVKWSEGTGFGDDGMSLDFPRLSVKVRDEIVSFGAPAELVVDGSGVVGGGERLDPAGLHALVEARDDVVFFDGRNRFEAEIGRFKDAVVPDVSTTREFVAELDSGKYDHLKGKPVVTYCTGGVRCEVLSGLMRSRGFGEVYQLDGGVVRYGETFGDDGLWEGSLYVFDKRQSVRFSDHTAVIGRCVVCDAETERMRNCADASCREQLVVCEAEDAVFCAAHGGPIPALRS, from the coding sequence GTGCCCGTGCCGAAAGTCCTCCTCTACTACGTCTTCACGCCGCTCGCCGACCCGGACGCCGTGCGGTTGTGGCAGCGCGACCTCTGCGAATCGCTCGGCCTGCGCGGACGCATCCTGCTCTCGGGCGACGGGATGAACGGGACGCTCGGCGGTGAGCTCGGCGCATTGAAGAAGTACCTGCGCAAGACGAAGGACTACCCGGCGTTCAAGGACCTCGACGTGAAGTGGAGCGAAGGGACCGGGTTCGGCGACGACGGGATGAGCCTCGACTTCCCGCGGCTGTCGGTGAAGGTGCGCGACGAGATCGTGAGTTTCGGGGCGCCTGCCGAGCTGGTGGTGGACGGATCCGGCGTCGTCGGTGGAGGCGAGCGGCTCGACCCCGCCGGGCTGCACGCGCTGGTGGAGGCACGGGACGACGTGGTGTTCTTCGACGGCCGCAACCGCTTCGAGGCCGAGATCGGGCGCTTCAAGGACGCCGTGGTGCCGGACGTGTCCACGACGCGGGAGTTCGTCGCCGAGCTGGACAGCGGGAAGTACGACCACCTCAAGGGCAAGCCGGTCGTGACCTACTGCACCGGCGGGGTGCGCTGCGAGGTGCTGTCCGGACTGATGCGGTCGCGCGGCTTCGGCGAGGTGTACCAGCTCGACGGCGGTGTCGTGCGCTACGGCGAGACGTTCGGCGACGACGGACTGTGGGAGGGCTCGCTGTACGTGTTCGACAAGCGGCAGTCCGTCCGGTTCAGCGATCACACGGCCGTGATCGGACGCTGCGTCGTGTGCGACGCCGAGACCGAGCGGATGCGGAACTGCGCGGACGCGTCATGCCGCGAGCAGCTGGTCGTGTGCGAGGCGGAGGACGCGGTGTTCTGCGCGGCCCACGGAGGCCCGATCCCTGCACTTCGCTCCTAG
- a CDS encoding polyprenol monophosphomannose synthase, whose amino-acid sequence MSTLVIIPTYDERENVESIVGRVRAATPDVDVLVVDDNSPDGTGALADALAAADQRIHVMHRAGKEGLGAAYRDGMRWALDAGYDRIVEMDADGSHRPEELHRLLAALREPGTREIGAPAAASGASTNAPTPTPGADVVLGSRWVPGGGVVNWPARRRLLSRGGSAYSRIALGIPAKDVTGGYRAFTAEALRSIHFADVESQGYCFQIDMLRRAYRAGLSVAEVPITFVEREHGASKMSGGIVREAMWRVTVWGVSGLPQRFRRTRVPVPVKTHVG is encoded by the coding sequence GTGAGCACCCTGGTCATCATCCCGACCTACGACGAGCGGGAGAATGTCGAATCGATCGTCGGACGCGTCCGCGCGGCCACCCCCGACGTGGATGTGCTCGTGGTCGACGACAACTCCCCGGACGGAACGGGGGCGCTCGCCGACGCGCTCGCCGCGGCCGACCAGCGCATCCACGTGATGCACCGCGCCGGAAAAGAGGGCCTCGGCGCCGCATATCGCGACGGGATGCGCTGGGCTCTGGATGCGGGATACGACCGCATCGTCGAGATGGATGCGGACGGCTCGCACCGCCCGGAGGAACTGCACCGCCTGCTGGCCGCGCTCCGCGAGCCGGGCACGAGGGAGATCGGCGCACCCGCAGCCGCGTCCGGCGCATCCACCAACGCACCCACCCCCACCCCCGGCGCCGACGTCGTCCTCGGCTCCCGCTGGGTCCCCGGCGGTGGCGTCGTCAACTGGCCGGCCCGTCGCCGCCTGCTCTCCCGCGGCGGCAGCGCGTACTCGCGCATCGCCCTCGGCATCCCGGCCAAAGACGTCACGGGCGGCTACCGTGCCTTCACCGCCGAGGCGCTCCGGAGCATCCACTTCGCCGATGTCGAGAGCCAGGGGTACTGCTTCCAGATCGACATGCTCCGCCGCGCATACCGCGCCGGCCTCTCGGTCGCCGAGGTGCCGATCACGTTCGTGGAGCGTGAGCACGGCGCATCCAAGATGAGCGGCGGCATCGTCCGCGAGGCCATGTGGCGCGTGACCGTCTGGGGTGTCTCCGGCCTCCCGCAGCGGTTCCGCCGCACCCGGGTTCCTGTTCCGGTCAAGACGCACGTCGGCTGA
- a CDS encoding YbhB/YbcL family Raf kinase inhibitor-like protein encodes MTVKDPLERFGAVPQFTVTSDDVADGRPLAQAQWGAGGGGGDISPQLSWSGFPAETKSFAVTIHDPDAPTGSGFWHWAVFNIPADVTSLDANAGAEGGANLPQGAAMLSNELRSKSFTGAGPPPGTGTHHYNLIVHALDVDHLDLDPESTPAVLGFNAHFHTLARAVVTPVATAGDI; translated from the coding sequence ATGACCGTCAAAGATCCTCTGGAGCGTTTCGGCGCCGTCCCTCAGTTCACCGTCACCAGCGACGACGTCGCAGACGGCCGTCCGCTCGCGCAGGCGCAGTGGGGCGCAGGCGGTGGCGGCGGCGACATCTCGCCGCAGCTGTCCTGGTCCGGCTTCCCCGCGGAGACGAAGAGTTTCGCCGTCACCATCCACGACCCGGATGCGCCGACCGGCTCCGGCTTCTGGCACTGGGCCGTCTTCAACATCCCGGCCGACGTCACCTCGCTCGACGCGAACGCGGGCGCTGAGGGCGGCGCCAACCTCCCGCAGGGCGCGGCGATGCTCTCGAACGAGCTGCGCTCGAAGAGCTTCACCGGCGCAGGCCCGCCTCCCGGAACCGGCACGCACCACTACAACCTGATCGTGCACGCCCTCGACGTCGACCACCTCGACCTCGACCCGGAGTCGACCCCCGCCGTCCTCGGCTTCAACGCGCACTTCCACACGCTGGCCCGCGCCGTCGTCACCCCGGTCGCGACCGCCGGAGACATCTAG
- a CDS encoding LysE family translocator, whose amino-acid sequence MVPGPSLLAFAIASIALIVIPGPSVLFVIGRSLSLGRVGGLLSVLGNALGMLPLVIAVSLGIGAVVAQSVVVFTIIKFAGAAYLVYLGIQAIRHRRHTAVTHEATPPARSRVRILSEGFVVGLTNPKTLVFFVAVLPQFVDYRAGSIPLQMFELGTVFLVLALACDSVWALAAGTARNWFGRSPKRVERLGAAGGVMMIGLGGVLALTGNKH is encoded by the coding sequence ATGGTTCCTGGCCCATCGCTGCTGGCGTTCGCGATCGCATCCATCGCCCTGATCGTGATCCCGGGTCCGAGCGTGCTCTTCGTGATCGGCCGGTCGCTGTCGCTCGGACGGGTCGGCGGCCTGCTGAGCGTGCTCGGCAACGCGCTCGGGATGCTGCCCCTGGTGATCGCCGTCTCCCTCGGGATCGGGGCGGTCGTCGCGCAATCCGTGGTGGTGTTCACGATCATCAAGTTCGCGGGAGCGGCGTACCTCGTGTATCTCGGTATTCAGGCGATCAGGCACCGGAGGCACACGGCGGTGACGCACGAGGCGACGCCGCCCGCGCGCTCGCGGGTGCGCATCCTGTCGGAAGGGTTCGTGGTCGGGCTGACCAACCCGAAGACGCTGGTGTTCTTCGTGGCGGTGCTCCCGCAGTTCGTCGACTACCGGGCGGGGAGCATCCCGCTGCAGATGTTCGAGCTGGGGACGGTGTTCCTGGTGCTCGCCCTGGCCTGCGACAGCGTGTGGGCGCTCGCGGCCGGGACCGCCCGAAACTGGTTCGGGCGGTCGCCGAAACGCGTCGAGCGGCTGGGTGCCGCCGGGGGCGTGATGATGATCGGGCTCGGCGGGGTGCTGGCGCTGACGGGGAACAAGCACTGA